One segment of Fibrobacter succinogenes DNA contains the following:
- a CDS encoding DUF4416 family protein — MGEIRTPAKVKIIVGILAKDAEAVNAVRGILKARFGEEDLNLEPFPFTFTNYYKEEIGEAPVRAFFSYEQLVDRETIVDIKLWTNDIELEIAKENGTPGLRPVNLDPGYMTLGQFFLATTKDQRQRVYMQRGIFVEPTLYFQDGHFHAFDWTYRDYQSENYIKYLEEVRKRLAYQMTTGRPYRLRRMK, encoded by the coding sequence ATGGGTGAAATTAGAACTCCTGCCAAAGTGAAAATTATCGTGGGCATTCTCGCGAAAGATGCCGAAGCCGTGAATGCGGTTCGCGGTATTCTCAAAGCCCGTTTCGGCGAAGAAGACCTGAACTTGGAACCGTTTCCATTTACGTTCACCAATTACTACAAAGAGGAAATCGGCGAAGCTCCGGTGCGAGCATTCTTTAGCTACGAGCAGCTCGTGGATCGCGAAACAATTGTCGATATCAAACTTTGGACCAACGACATCGAGCTCGAAATCGCTAAAGAAAACGGCACTCCGGGACTGCGCCCTGTAAATCTTGATCCGGGCTACATGACTCTCGGGCAGTTCTTTTTGGCAACGACCAAGGACCAGCGCCAGCGCGTTTATATGCAGCGCGGAATTTTCGTGGAGCCAACGTTATACTTCCAGGATGGGCATTTCCACGCTTTTGATTGGACGTATCGCGACTACCAAAGCGAGAATTACATCAAGTATCTCGAAGAAGTGCGTAAGCGCTTGGCATACCAAATGACTACAGGAAGGCCGTATAGACTGCGTCGAATGAAGTAG
- a CDS encoding glutaminyl-peptide cyclotransferase, which produces MMKNRTLCALAVILSSLVCTFSSNVYAEAPRVVPTILDSIPHESSHFTQGLSFDGKELIETTGLYGKSGLYRRTLDGKILDSARLEERYFGEGSVKLGDEIYYLTWKSHKAFIFKSKPFKKKGEFRIPTEGWGLTLWRDQLLMSNGTDELLQIAPGSFEVTGNIKVRDGRYSIKLLNELEVVGNILYANIWQTDLIAEIELPSGKVLRYIDFSKKAGEIRDRFPGVDVLNGIAYDGKDFWITGKLWPQIYKVKF; this is translated from the coding sequence ATGATGAAAAATAGAACGCTTTGTGCATTAGCTGTTATTCTCTCGTCTCTAGTCTGTACATTCTCTTCTAATGTTTACGCTGAGGCTCCGCGGGTTGTGCCGACGATTCTTGATTCGATTCCGCATGAATCTTCGCATTTTACGCAAGGCCTTTCGTTCGATGGCAAGGAACTGATTGAAACGACTGGCTTGTATGGAAAATCGGGGTTGTACCGCCGCACGCTGGACGGAAAAATTCTCGATTCAGCGCGACTCGAAGAACGCTATTTTGGTGAAGGTTCCGTAAAATTAGGAGATGAAATTTATTACCTGACCTGGAAATCGCACAAGGCTTTTATTTTCAAGAGCAAGCCGTTTAAAAAGAAAGGCGAGTTTCGCATTCCGACAGAAGGCTGGGGACTTACGCTTTGGCGTGACCAGCTTTTGATGAGTAATGGCACCGATGAACTTTTGCAAATTGCGCCGGGCAGCTTTGAAGTGACCGGAAACATTAAAGTTCGCGATGGTCGCTATTCGATTAAACTTTTGAACGAACTTGAAGTTGTCGGAAATATTTTGTATGCGAATATTTGGCAGACGGATTTGATTGCCGAAATTGAACTCCCGAGCGGGAAGGTGTTGCGCTATATTGACTTCTCGAAAAAAGCGGGGGAGATTCGTGACCGATTCCCCGGCGTAGATGTTCTGAACGGCATCGCCTACGATGGCAAAGATTTTTGGATTACAGGCAAGCTCTGGCCGCAGATTTATAAAGTCAAGTTCTAA
- a CDS encoding SUMF1/EgtB/PvdO family nonheme iron enzyme has product MKKILLFLTMYFALANAQLYYDKHGESRGAYKDSLEYSKLVALAKRFHGSILVKKPVEGVKPRKNLEKIPEDKIQRTFNVSRDTLDKENWLEVEKNEIVKICVDEPVVAWETSLKAIISSDSCLAFQTSTLIGVETLNVYFSDVKISHKINLAVGMKYLDFKNEEVLLGFNKYSKDWEKISELFKSEDPERLVSVTGTYLVDKYPITNCEFTQLMWDSIPENSSYHESLPIKIAHKDWVNRKKTSIRNQNCAIHDTAANMISLYQALKYANARSIRENLKPCYIFSKTSENAETIISKGKYVIKYWDFTIHNDEYIQVSVDYSSNGYRIPFYDEWMMLARGGDKKNKAPWGDTSATFEEALKYAKFNSVRPNNVKELHLSEPVGQQIPNGFGLHDMFGLVREYVLFEEKNPFSFKSSLPSCLKGGEYRVSLNHKFGKADFFPYWKKINYGYWKVGSVMNGGFRLIRNIGNNAKWEERGF; this is encoded by the coding sequence ATGAAAAAGATTTTGTTATTCCTAACGATGTACTTTGCGCTTGCGAATGCTCAACTCTATTATGACAAGCACGGAGAAAGCCGCGGTGCGTATAAGGACAGCTTGGAGTATTCAAAGCTTGTTGCGCTTGCAAAAAGATTTCATGGTTCAATTTTGGTGAAAAAGCCGGTTGAAGGCGTCAAGCCGAGAAAGAATCTGGAAAAGATTCCAGAAGATAAAATTCAAAGAACATTTAATGTAAGCCGCGATACTTTGGACAAAGAAAACTGGCTCGAAGTAGAAAAAAACGAAATCGTTAAAATTTGTGTTGACGAGCCTGTTGTCGCGTGGGAAACTTCCTTAAAAGCGATTATATCTAGCGATTCGTGCCTAGCATTCCAAACGTCGACTCTTATTGGGGTTGAAACGCTTAATGTGTATTTCTCGGATGTGAAGATTTCCCATAAAATTAATTTAGCTGTCGGGATGAAATATTTGGATTTCAAAAATGAAGAAGTTCTGCTAGGTTTTAACAAATACAGCAAGGATTGGGAAAAAATTTCCGAACTTTTCAAGAGCGAAGATCCAGAAAGGCTTGTGTCTGTTACGGGTACATATTTAGTTGATAAATATCCTATAACAAATTGTGAATTTACACAATTGATGTGGGATAGTATTCCGGAAAACTCATCATATCATGAATCGTTACCGATAAAAATCGCCCATAAAGATTGGGTAAATAGAAAAAAGACTAGCATTCGTAACCAAAATTGTGCGATTCACGATACAGCGGCAAATATGATTTCTCTATACCAAGCTCTGAAATATGCGAACGCTCGCAGTATCCGCGAGAACTTAAAGCCTTGCTACATTTTTTCAAAAACTAGTGAAAATGCAGAGACAATCATATCAAAAGGTAAATATGTAATAAAATATTGGGATTTTACGATACATAATGACGAGTATATACAGGTTTCTGTTGACTATTCCTCTAATGGTTACCGAATTCCTTTTTATGATGAATGGATGATGCTTGCACGTGGTGGCGATAAAAAAAATAAAGCACCTTGGGGTGATACGTCAGCAACTTTTGAAGAAGCCCTGAAATACGCAAAATTTAATAGTGTTAGACCCAATAATGTAAAAGAATTGCATTTATCGGAACCCGTTGGTCAGCAGATACCGAATGGTTTTGGCCTACACGACATGTTTGGCTTAGTACGAGAATATGTGCTATTTGAAGAAAAGAATCCTTTTTCATTTAAATCGTCACTACCTTCCTGTCTAAAGGGTGGAGAATATCGAGTTTCACTAAATCACAAATTTGGCAAAGCCGACTTTTTCCCTTATTGGAAAAAAATAAATTATGGGTACTGGAAAGTTGGTTCTGTTATGAATGGCGGTTTCCGCTTAATCCGCAACATCGGCAATAACGCCAAGTGGGAAGAACGCGGTTTTTAG
- a CDS encoding radical SAM protein produces MNLVLCLTEQCNLRCKYCYYKESQAARQTVMDDETLEQSIRIGLERTIFFKQQFLNITFFGGEPLLRRDAIYKGVEFAKAVVDEAMDNGKIARNFILNFAVNTNGTLFDDEFFDFCEKEHFRIYLSLDGPEHHHDIARRTVNGTGSFKAIEPNIPRFAKLGAVALSTVTRAHVNTLFESVKWLHEQGFQSLTTSVDFDGKWTGEDFDKLAIQYQKMAQYWKECREKGEKFFLGTIHDKVKLVLTNLRYRLYSCHVYNGAVGVATNGNIFPCTRFITSNPNTLYVQGNVFTGFDETACEEIRNFLDNDKKECEGCDIRYRCCAHECACTSYYTTGTIEGVSPEVCTHERMLAEICDTLVEASSRKNI; encoded by the coding sequence ATGAACTTAGTCCTTTGCCTTACAGAGCAGTGCAACCTGCGCTGTAAATACTGCTATTACAAAGAATCGCAAGCCGCCCGCCAAACGGTCATGGACGACGAGACCCTTGAACAGTCCATCCGCATCGGGTTGGAGCGTACGATTTTTTTCAAGCAGCAGTTCTTGAACATCACGTTCTTTGGGGGGGAGCCGCTTTTGCGAAGAGATGCCATTTATAAAGGTGTCGAATTCGCAAAAGCGGTTGTTGATGAAGCGATGGACAACGGCAAAATTGCCCGCAATTTCATTCTGAATTTTGCAGTAAACACAAACGGAACGTTATTCGACGATGAGTTTTTTGATTTTTGCGAAAAAGAGCATTTCCGCATTTATCTTTCGCTCGACGGCCCCGAACACCACCACGATATCGCCCGCCGTACAGTCAACGGGACCGGAAGTTTTAAAGCTATCGAGCCCAACATTCCGCGTTTTGCAAAACTTGGAGCAGTCGCATTAAGCACGGTTACTCGCGCACATGTAAACACACTTTTTGAAAGCGTCAAGTGGCTGCACGAACAAGGATTCCAAAGCCTCACCACAAGCGTTGATTTTGATGGCAAATGGACCGGCGAAGACTTTGACAAGCTAGCCATTCAATACCAGAAAATGGCGCAATATTGGAAAGAATGTCGCGAAAAAGGCGAAAAGTTTTTCCTCGGCACAATTCACGACAAAGTAAAGCTAGTTCTTACAAATTTACGATACAGACTTTATTCATGCCACGTGTACAATGGCGCAGTCGGAGTGGCCACCAATGGAAACATATTCCCCTGCACACGTTTTATAACATCAAACCCAAACACCCTATATGTGCAGGGGAACGTTTTCACAGGCTTTGACGAAACCGCTTGCGAAGAAATCCGCAACTTTTTAGACAACGACAAAAAAGAATGTGAAGGATGCGATATCCGCTACCGCTGTTGCGCCCACGAATGCGCCTGCACAAGCTATTACACGACGGGAACAATAGAAGGAGTGTCACCCGAAGTGTGCACTCACGAAAGAATGCTCGCAGAAATCTGTGACACGTTAGTTGAAGCAAGCTCCAGAAAAAACATCTAA
- the ilvN gene encoding acetolactate synthase small subunit: MKDIAHSISLLVANRPGVLVRIALVFSRRGYNIDSLVVSPTLDPNFSRMNIIAHGNPEILMQIIKQLEKLVDVVQAKDHTGTDAVEKELALIKVRCTAEQRTEILQLCDHFHANTVDMTMTSMIIQITGNSVKVDTLKSLLQKFEIVEYIRTGKVIMLRGEDKT; this comes from the coding sequence ATGAAAGATATTGCACATTCTATTAGCTTGTTAGTGGCAAACCGCCCGGGCGTGCTCGTGCGTATTGCACTCGTGTTCTCCCGCCGTGGCTACAACATCGATTCTCTCGTCGTCTCCCCCACGCTCGACCCGAACTTCAGCCGCATGAACATCATCGCTCACGGCAATCCCGAAATCTTGATGCAGATCATCAAGCAGCTCGAAAAGCTCGTGGACGTGGTTCAGGCCAAGGACCATACTGGTACAGACGCTGTGGAAAAGGAACTCGCACTCATCAAGGTTCGTTGCACTGCAGAACAGCGCACCGAAATCTTGCAGCTTTGCGACCATTTCCACGCCAACACGGTGGATATGACAATGACTTCCATGATTATCCAGATCACGGGCAACAGCGTCAAGGTCGATACCCTCAAGAGCTTGTTGCAGAAGTTCGAAATCGTGGAATACATCCGCACGGGCAAGGTCATTATGCTCCGCGGTGAAGACAAGACTTAG
- the ilvB gene encoding biosynthetic-type acetolactate synthase large subunit has protein sequence MANKTLSGAEVIIECLKREGVDTIFGYPGGSAIPMFDAILDSSIKVVLSRHEQGATHMADGYARQTGKVGVALVTSGPGATNTFTGIYTALMDSSPIVVLTAQTTTPNLGKDAFQECDTSGMTFATVKHSYLVKDTNDLPRVMKEAFHIARSGRPGPVLIDLPKDVTAGPCTAPFTDQMDLPGYKIPTYASTESVEKAADYIKNSKKPLLLVGHGAMISGASRQVKELAEKLGAPVCCTMLGLGAFPTDHELSLGMLGMHGTIYANKAVLECDLILSIGSRWDDRITGKLSEFCKNAVKMHIDIDPAEEGKVLQPDVFMCGDAKLVLEQLLPMVNKLDTADWIKTCQTWKKRYPLTYAKQGGLRMQHIVATVSELTHGKAIVTTDVGQHQMWVAQFFHINYPRQLHSSGGAGTMGFGFPAAIGAAFGNETGWPVCSFSGDGGFQMTEAELATAAIHKLPIKIFVMDNKYLGMVRQWQELFYDHRYSSVDMKGNPDFVKLAEAYGIPGLRIKRPADAERVIQKALDYNDGPILIHCECEKEDNVFPMIPAGAPITSMITEQPKTQLEKPTGST, from the coding sequence ATGGCAAATAAGACCTTAAGTGGTGCCGAAGTGATTATCGAATGCCTCAAGCGTGAAGGCGTTGATACTATTTTCGGCTATCCCGGTGGATCGGCCATTCCGATGTTCGATGCCATCCTCGACTCCAGCATCAAAGTTGTGCTCAGCCGTCATGAACAGGGCGCAACCCACATGGCTGACGGTTATGCCCGCCAGACCGGTAAGGTCGGTGTAGCTCTTGTCACTAGCGGTCCGGGTGCAACGAACACGTTTACAGGTATTTATACAGCTCTCATGGATTCTAGCCCGATCGTCGTGCTTACCGCACAGACGACCACTCCGAACTTGGGCAAGGACGCCTTCCAGGAATGCGACACTAGCGGTATGACTTTTGCAACCGTGAAGCATTCTTACTTGGTCAAGGACACCAACGACCTTCCGCGCGTGATGAAGGAAGCTTTCCACATCGCACGTTCTGGCCGCCCGGGCCCAGTGCTTATCGACCTCCCGAAGGATGTCACTGCAGGCCCCTGCACGGCTCCGTTCACCGACCAGATGGACCTCCCCGGCTATAAGATTCCGACTTACGCTTCTACAGAAAGTGTCGAAAAGGCCGCCGACTACATCAAGAATTCTAAGAAGCCGCTCCTCCTCGTGGGTCACGGTGCCATGATTTCTGGCGCATCCCGCCAGGTGAAGGAACTTGCCGAAAAGCTCGGTGCTCCAGTTTGCTGCACCATGCTCGGCCTCGGCGCTTTCCCGACCGACCACGAACTTTCGCTCGGCATGCTCGGCATGCACGGCACGATTTACGCCAACAAGGCTGTTCTCGAATGCGACTTGATCCTTTCGATCGGTAGCCGTTGGGACGACCGCATTACCGGTAAGCTCAGCGAATTCTGCAAGAACGCCGTGAAGATGCACATCGACATTGACCCTGCCGAAGAAGGCAAGGTGTTGCAGCCGGATGTTTTCATGTGCGGTGATGCAAAGCTCGTTTTGGAACAGCTCCTCCCGATGGTGAACAAGCTTGATACCGCTGACTGGATCAAGACTTGCCAGACTTGGAAGAAGCGCTATCCGCTCACTTACGCGAAGCAGGGCGGTCTCCGTATGCAGCACATCGTTGCTACCGTGAGCGAATTGACTCATGGCAAAGCAATCGTCACGACAGACGTGGGCCAGCACCAGATGTGGGTTGCACAGTTCTTCCACATCAACTATCCGCGTCAGCTCCACTCCAGCGGTGGCGCAGGCACGATGGGCTTTGGCTTCCCGGCTGCTATCGGTGCCGCATTCGGCAACGAAACCGGTTGGCCGGTTTGCAGCTTCAGCGGTGACGGCGGCTTCCAGATGACCGAAGCAGAACTTGCAACGGCCGCCATCCACAAGCTCCCCATCAAGATCTTTGTGATGGACAACAAGTACCTCGGCATGGTGCGTCAGTGGCAGGAACTCTTCTATGACCACCGCTATTCCAGCGTCGATATGAAGGGCAACCCGGACTTCGTGAAGCTCGCCGAAGCTTATGGCATCCCAGGTCTCCGCATTAAGCGCCCGGCTGATGCTGAACGCGTGATCCAGAAGGCTTTGGACTACAACGATGGCCCGATCCTCATCCACTGCGAATGCGAAAAGGAAGACAACGTGTTCCCGATGATTCCGGCTGGTGCTCCGATTACGAGCATGATTACCGAACAGCCCAAGACGCAGCTCGAAAAACCCACCGGATCGACGTAA